A section of the Delphinus delphis chromosome 1, mDelDel1.2, whole genome shotgun sequence genome encodes:
- the YTHDF2 gene encoding YTH domain-containing family protein 2 isoform X1: MSASSLLEQRPKGQGNKVQNGSVHQKDGLNDDDFEPYLSPQARPNNAYTAMSDSYLPSYYSPSIGFSYSLGEAAWSTGGDTAMPYLTSYGQLSNGEPHFLPDAMFGQPGALGSTPFLGQHGFNFFPSGIDFSAWGNNSSQGQSTQSSGYSSNYAYAPSSLGGAMIDGQSAFASETLNKAPGMNTIDQGMAALKLGSTEVASNVPKVVGSAVGSGSITSNIVASNSLPPATIAPPKPASWADIASKPAKQQPKLKTKNGIAGSSLPPPPIKHNMDIGTWDNKGPVAKTPSQALVQNIGQQPTQGSPQPVGQQANSSPPAAQASVGQQTQPLPPPPPQPAQLSVQQQAAQPTRWVAPRNRGSGFGHNGVDGNGVGQSQAGSGSTPSEPHPVLEKLRSINNYNPKDFDWNLKHGRVFIIKSYSEDDIHRSIKYNIWCSTEHGNKRLDAAYRSMNGKGPVYLLFSVNGSGHFCGVAEMKSAVDYNTCAGVWSQDKWKGRFDVRWIFVKDVPNSQLRHIRLENNENKPVTNSRDTQEVPLEKAKQVLKIIASYKHTTSIFDDFSHYEKRQEEEESVKKERQGRGK, translated from the coding sequence aATAATGCATATACTGCCATGTCAGATTCCTACTTACCCAGTTACTACAGTCCCTCCATTGGCTTCTCCTATTCTTTGGGTGAAGCTGCTTGGTCTACTGGGGGTGACACAGCCATGCCCTATCTAACTTCTTATGGACAGCTGAGCAACGGAGAGCCTCACTTCCTACCAGATGCAATGTTCGGACAACCAGGAGCCCTGGGTAGCACTCCATTTCTTGGTCAGcatggttttaatttctttcccaGTGGGATTGACTTCTCAGCTTGGGGAAATAACAGTTCTCAGGGACAGTCTACTCAGAGCTCTGGATATAGTAGCAATTATGCTTATGCACCTAGCTCCTTAGGTGGAGCCATGATCGATGGACAGTCAGCTTTTGCCAGTGAGACCCTCAATAAGGCTCCTGGCATGAATACTATAGACCAGGGGATGGCAGCCCTGAAGTTGGGTAGCACAGAAGTTGCAAGCAATGTTCCAAAAGTTGTAGGCTCTGCTGTTGGTAGCGGGTCCATTACTAGTAACATCGTGGCTTCCAATAGTTTGCCTCCAGCTACCATTGCTCCTCCAAAACCAGCGTCTTGGGCTGATATTGCTAGCAAGCCTGCAAAACAGCAGCCCAAGTTGAAGACCAAGAATGGCATTGCAGGGTCAAGTCTTCCACCACCTCCAATAAAACATAACATGGATATTGGAACTTGGGATAACAAGGGTCCTGTGGCAAAAACTCCCTCACAGGCTTTGGTTCAGAACATAGGTCAGCAGCCAACACAGGGGTCTCCCCAGCCTGTAGGTCAGCAGGCTAACAGTAGCCCACCAGCGGCTCAGGCATCAGTAGGGCAACAGACACAGCCAttgcccccaccaccaccacagcctGCCCAGCTCTCAGTGCAGCAACAGGCAGCTCAGCCAACCCGCTGGGTAGCACCTCGGAACCGTGGCAGTGGGTTCGGTCATAATGGGGTGGATGGTAATGGAGTAGGACAGTCTCAGGCTGGATCTGGATCTACTCCTTCAGAACCTCACCCAGTGTTGGAGAAGCTGCGGTCCATTAATAACTATAACCCCAAGGATTTTGACTGGAATCTGAAACATGGCCGGGTTTTCATCATTAAGAGCTACTCTGAGGACGATATCCACCGTTCCATTAAGTATAATATCTGGTGCAGCACAGAGCATGGTAACAAGAGACTGGATGCTGCTTATCGCTCCATGAACGGGAAGGGCCCCGTTTACTTACTTTTCAGTGTCAACGGCAGTGGACACTTCTGTGGCGTTGCAGAAATGAAATCTGCTGTGGACTACAACACATGTGCAGGTGTGTGGTCCCAGGACAAATGGAAGGGTCGTTTTGATGTCAGGTGGATTTTTGTGAAGGACGTTCCCAATAGCCAGTTGCGACACATTCGCCTAGAGAACAACGAGAATAAACCAGTGACCAACTCCAGGGACACTCAGGAAGTGCCTCTGGAAAAGGCTAAGCAGGTGTTGAAAATCATAGCCAGCTACAAGCACACCACTTCCATTTTTGATGACTTCTCACACTATGAGAAAcgccaagaggaagaagaaagtgtTAAAAAG